A window of the Mus pahari chromosome 1, PAHARI_EIJ_v1.1, whole genome shotgun sequence genome harbors these coding sequences:
- the Insl6 gene encoding insulin-like peptide INSL6 has product MKQLCCSCLLWLGLLLTPFSREEEEESRPRKLCGRHLLVEVMKLCGQNDWSRFEMEEQTPMTQFFPHFSRKGKAFHPYHSSSAWGRFTNPVPAGISQKKGIHTWEPQSLPDYQFAKAELLPKARLFSYHSGKPYVKSVQLQKKSMNKMNTFRSLFWGNHPQRKRRGFADKCCVIGCTKEEMAVACLPFVDF; this is encoded by the exons ATGAAGCAGCTGTGCTGTTCTTGTCTGTTGTGGCTTGGACTCCTACTGACTCCTTTTTCccgggaagaagaagaggaatccagacccagaaagctGTGCGGCAGGCACCTGCTGGTAGAAGTTATGAAACTCTGTGGCCAAAATGACTGGAGCCGGTTCGAAATGGAGGAGCAAACTCCTATGACACAGTTCTTTCCCCACTTCTCACGCAAGGGCAAAGCCTTCCACCCTTACCATTCTTCCTCCGCCTGGGGAAGATTCACAAACCCAG TCCCTGCAGGCATCTCTCAGAAGAAAGGAATACACACTTGGGAACCTCAGTCACTGCCCGACTATCAGTTTGCAAAGGCGGAGTTGCTTCCTAAGGCAAGATTGTTTTCATACCACAGTGGCAAGCCCTATGTTAAGAGCGTACAACTTCAGAAGAAAAGCATGAACAAAATGAATACCTTCAGAAGTTTATTTTGGGGGAATCATCCCCAAAGGAAACGCAGAGGTTTTGCAGATAAATGCTGCGTGATAGGATGCACCAAGGAAGAGATGGCCGTCGCATGCCTCCcgtttgttgatttttaa
- the LOC110336834 gene encoding prorelaxin 1 isoform X1, translated as MSSRFLLQLLGFWLLLSQPCRARVSEEWMDRVIRMCGREYARELIEICGASMGRLALSQEETAPLARQATEVVPSFINKEAEPFDMTLKCLPSLSEEPKAVLSEARASFPELQHAPVLSDSVVSLEGFKKTLHDKLGEAEDGSPPGLKYLQSDSHSRKKRESGGLLSQQCCHVGCTRRSIAKLYC; from the exons ATGTCCAGCAGATTTTTGCTCCAGCTCCTGGGGTTCTGGCTACTGCTGAGCCAGCCTTGCAGGGCGCGAGTCTCGGAGGAGTGGATGGACCGAGTCATACGGATGTGCGGCCGTGAATATGCCCGTGAATTGATCGAAATCTGCGGGGCCTCCATGGGAAGATTGGCTTTGAGCCAGGAGGAGACAGCTCCGCTTGCCAGGCAAGCCACTG AAGTTGTGCCGTCCTTCATCAACAAAGAAGCAGAACCTTTCGATATGACACTGAAATGCCTTCCAAGTTTGTCTGAAGAGCCCAAGGCAGTACTGTCTGAGGCTCGGGCCTCATTCCCAGAGCTACAACACGCACCTGTGTTGAGCGATTCTGTTGTTAGCTTGGAAGGCTTTAAGAAAACTCTCCATGATAAACTGGgtgaagcagaagatggcagtCCTCCAGGGCTTAAATACTTACAATCAGATAGCCATTCACGGAAAAAGAGGGAGTCTGGTGGATTGCTGAGCCAGCAATGTTGCCATGTCGGTTGTACCAGAAGATCTATTGCTAAACTCTATTGCTGA
- the LOC110336834 gene encoding prorelaxin 1 isoform X2, whose translation MSSRFLLQLLGFWLLLSQPCRARVSEEWMDRVIRMCGREYARELIEICGASMGRLALSQEETAPLARQATGELVPSFINKEAEPFDMTLKCLPSLSEEPKAVLSEARASFPELQHAPVLSDSVVSLEGFKKTLHDKLGEAEDGSPPGLKYLQSDSHSRKKRESGGLLSQQCCHVGCTRRSIAKLYC comes from the exons ATGTCCAGCAGATTTTTGCTCCAGCTCCTGGGGTTCTGGCTACTGCTGAGCCAGCCTTGCAGGGCGCGAGTCTCGGAGGAGTGGATGGACCGAGTCATACGGATGTGCGGCCGTGAATATGCCCGTGAATTGATCGAAATCTGCGGGGCCTCCATGGGAAGATTGGCTTTGAGCCAGGAGGAGACAGCTCCGCTTGCCAGGCAAGCCACTGGTGAGC TTGTGCCGTCCTTCATCAACAAAGAAGCAGAACCTTTCGATATGACACTGAAATGCCTTCCAAGTTTGTCTGAAGAGCCCAAGGCAGTACTGTCTGAGGCTCGGGCCTCATTCCCAGAGCTACAACACGCACCTGTGTTGAGCGATTCTGTTGTTAGCTTGGAAGGCTTTAAGAAAACTCTCCATGATAAACTGGgtgaagcagaagatggcagtCCTCCAGGGCTTAAATACTTACAATCAGATAGCCATTCACGGAAAAAGAGGGAGTCTGGTGGATTGCTGAGCCAGCAATGTTGCCATGTCGGTTGTACCAGAAGATCTATTGCTAAACTCTATTGCTGA